In a single window of the Anabas testudineus chromosome 17, fAnaTes1.2, whole genome shotgun sequence genome:
- the LOC113171503 gene encoding solute carrier family 12 member 7-like isoform X4, with the protein MPTNFTVVPVEDTEDGSNSVGAAGSNKPVILVFGEEDKDNLESPQSEDDGQRESSPFINSDNDEEQYYEGKNMALFEEEMDSTPMVSSLLNKLANYTNLTQGVREHEEAEYADGVKRVTVMVPQMGTFIGVYLPCMQNILGVILFLRLTWIVGTAGILETFAIVSMCCICTLLTAISMSAIATNGVVPAGGSYYMISRSLGPEFGGAVGLCFYLGTTFAGSMYILGTVEILLTYIVPTAKVFDENENEPMVNNMRLYGTCCLLLMALVVFVGVKYVNKLAIVFLACVILSILATYAGVIKTLIEPPDFKVCLLGNRSLKNEMFDTCAKIEVVKNNTKTTKLWSLFCGGQYPNSTCDTYFSLNNLTEKTAIPGLRSGVIRDNLWSNYGQAGMIIEKENLPSEPAQGFSTDTNKRYVFNDITTCFTLLVGIYFPSVTGIMAGSNRSGDLRDAQKSIPIGTIMAILTTSFIYISCVVLFGACIEGVVLRDKFGFSLKKTPVIGALAWPSPWLIVIGSFFSCCGAGLQSLTGAPRLLQAIARDGIMPFLHVFGSGKANGEPTWGLLLTVGICEIGILIASLDAVAPILSMFFLMCYLFVNLACAVQTLLRTPNWRPRFKFYHWTLSFLGMSLCVSLMFISSWYYALVAMMIAGCIYKYIEYRGAEKEWGQGIRGLSLNAARYALLRLEEAPLHTKNWRPQLLVLCKLNSDLTVKHPRLLSFTSQLKAGKGLTIICSVLEGTYMTRGSDAKTGEQNLKKAMAAERTKGFSHVVVSSNLRDGFSLLIQSAGLGGMKHNTVLMAWPVAWKQTQDSSARKNFIETVRETTAAHQALLVAKNIDHFPSNLERLSEGTIDVWWIVHDGGLLMLLPFLLSQHKVWKKCKMRIFTVAQMDDNSIQMKKDLQMFLYQLRLDAVVEVVEMHDSDISAFTYEKTLVMEQRSQMIKQMQLSRTEREREAQLIHDRNTASHAAMNDKGAATTPDRVHMTWTKDKLVNERNKHREGMAVKDMFNMKPEWENLNHSNVRRMHTAVKLNEAIVRKSRDSHLVLLNMPGPPKNKKGDENYMEFLEVLMEGLDRVLLVRGGGCEVITIYS; encoded by the exons AAGATGACGGTCAGAGAGAGTCCAGTCCATTCATCAACTCAGACAATGATGAAGAACAGTATTATGAAGGCAAGAACATGGCTCTGTTTGAG GAGGAAATGGATAGTACTCCTATGGTATCATCCCTTCTCAACAAGCTGGCCAACTACACCAACCTGACCCAGGGCGTTCGTGAGCACGAAGAGGCAGAGTACGCTGATGGAGTCAAGAGGGTCACCGTCATG GTCCCACAAATGGGAACCTTTATAGGAGTTTACCTGCCCTGCATGCAGAACATCCTCGGAGTGATACTCTTCCTCCGTCTCACCTGGATCGTTGGTACAGCAGGAATCCTGGAGACCTTCGCCATTGTCTCCATGTGCTGCATCTGT ACCTTGCTCACAGCCATATCAATGAGTGCCATAGCAACCAATGGAGTTGTCCCAG CTGGTGGCTCGTACTACATGATCTCTAGATCTTTGGGTCCAGAGTTTGGAGGGGCAGTGGGTCTCTGTTTCTATCTGGGCACCACCTTCGCTGGATCAATGTACATACTTGGTACCGTAGAGATTCTGCTG ACATACATTGTTCCAACAGCAAAAGTGTTTGACGAAAATGAAAATGAGCCAATGGTGAATAATATGCGCCTCTATGGCACGTGCTGCCTGCTCCTGATGGCACTGGTAGTGTTTGTAGGGGTGAA GTATGTGAACAAACTGGCTATTGTGTTTCTGGCCTGTGTGATTCTCTCGATCTTGGCTACATATGCAGGAGTCATCAAGACGCTCATAGAGCCACCTGACTTCAA agtCTGTCTGTTGGGGAACCGCTCTCTGAAGAATGAAATGTTTGACACGTGTGCGAAGATAGAGGttgtgaaaaacaacacaaagaccaCCAAGCTCTGGTCCCTCTTCTGTGGCGGTCAATATCCCAACTCCACCTGCGATACATACTTCAGCTTAAACAACCTGACAGAAAAAACGGCAATACCTGGGCTTCGGAGCGGAGTTATCCGAG aCAACTTGTGGAGTAACTATGGTCAGGCTGGTATGATTATAGAGAAGGAAAACCTACCTTCTGAACCAGCCCAGGGCTTCTCCACTGACACTAATAAGCGGTATGTCTTCAATGACATCACCACCTGCTTCACTCTACTGGTGGGAATATACTTCCCCTCTGTCACAG gtATAATGGCTGGTTCGAATAGATCTGGTGATCTCAGAGATGCCCAGAAGTCGATCCCAATAGGAACCATAATGGCTATTCTCACCACCTCTTTCATCT ACATCTCCTGTGTGGTCCTCTTTGGAGCTTGTATTGAAGGTGTGGTGCTGAGAGACAA GTTTGGTTTCTCACTGAAGAAAACACCGGTGATTGGTGCTCTGGCCTGGCCGTCACCCTGGCTGATTGTGATTGGctccttcttctcctgctgcGGGGCAGGGCTCCAGAGCCTCACTGGCGCCCCCCGGCTGTTGCAGGCCATTGCTCGGGATGGCATCATGCCATTTTTACAT GTCTTTGGTAGTGGGAAGGCTAATGGTGAGCCCACCTGGGGTCTCCTGCTGACAGTTGGGATCTGTGAAATAGGGATCCTCATCGCTTCTCTGGATGCTGTGGCCCCCATCCTCTCCAT GTTCTTCCTCATGTGCTATCTGTTTGTCAACCTGGCTTGTGCTGTTCAGACTTTGCTCCGTACCCCTAACTGGAGACCTCGTTTCAAGTTCTACCACTG GACCCTGTCCTTCTTAGGGATGAGTCTGTGCGTCTCCCTCATGTTTATCTCCTCCTGGTACTATGCCCTGGTTGCCATGATGATAGCCGGCTGTATCTACAAGTACATTGAGTACAGAGG GGCAGAGAAGGAGTGGGGGCAAGGTATTCGAGGTCTGTCCTTAAATGCAGCACGCTATGCTCTCCTCCGACTGGAAGAAGCACCACTACACACCAAAAACTGGAG acCTCAGTTGTTGGTGTTGTGTAAGCTGAACTCAGACCTGACTGTGAAACACCCTCGTCTCCTGTCCTTCACCTCTCAGCTCAAGGCAGGGAAGGGACTCACTATCATCTGTTCAGTTCTTGAAGGAACCTATATGACCCGGGGGAGCGATGCCAAAACTGGAGAGCAG AACTTGAAAAAGGCCATGGCTGCAGAGCGAACTAAGGGATTTTCCCATGTGGTGGTGTCCTCCAACCTGCGAGATGGATTCTCCTTGCTCATCCAGTCAGCAGGACTGGGAGGAATGAAGCACAATACTGTCCTTATGGCCTGGCCAGTAGCTTGGAAACAAACCCAGGATTCCTCCGCAAGGAAGAACTTCATAG AGACGGTGAGAGAGACGACAGCAGCACATCAGGCTCTACTGGTTGCCAAGAACATCGACCACTTTCCAAGTAACCTGGAGCGTCTGTCAGAGGGGACCATTGATGTGTGGTGGATCGTACATGATGGTGGACTGCTTATGCTGCTGCCATTTTTACTTAGTCAACATAAg GTTTGGAAGAAGTGCAAAATGCGAATCTTCACGGTGGCACAGATGGACGACAACTCCATCCAGATGAAGAAAGATCTCCAGATGTTTCTCTACCAGCTGCGCCTGGATgcagtggtggaggtggtggagatg CATGACAGTGACATCTCAGCCTTCACATATGAGAAGACACTGGTGATGGAGCAGAGATCTCAAATGATTAAGCAGATGCAGCTGTCTCGcactgagagggagagagag GCCCAGTTGATCCACGACCGCAACACAGCCTCTCATGCTGCCATGAATGACAAAGGTGCAGCCACCACACCCGATCGTGTCCACATGACTTGGACCAAAGACAAACTGGTCAACGAGAGGAACAAACACCGTGAAGGCATGGCAGTTAAAGACATGTTTAATATGAAACC TGAGTGGGAGAACCT CAACCATTCCAATGTGCGGAGGATGCATACGGCGGTGAAGCTCAATGAGGCCATCGTCAGGAAATCCCGTGATTCACACCTGGTCTTGCTCAACATGCCAGGTCCACCGAAGAACAAGAAAGGGGACGAGAACT ATATGGAGTTTTTGGAGGTTCTGATGGAAGGCTTAGATCGCGTCCTGTTGGTTCGTGGGGGAGGATGTGAGGTCATTACCATCTACTCTTAG
- the LOC113171503 gene encoding solute carrier family 12 member 7-like isoform X2, which yields MPTNFTVVPVEDTEDGSNSVGAAGSNKPVILVFGEEDKDNLESPQSDDGQRESSPFINSDNDEEQYYEGKNMALFEEEMDSTPMVSSLLNKLANYTNLTQGVREHEEAEYADGVKRVTVMVPQMGTFIGVYLPCMQNILGVILFLRLTWIVGTAGILETFAIVSMCCICTLLTAISMSAIATNGVVPAGGSYYMISRSLGPEFGGAVGLCFYLGTTFAGSMYILGTVEILLTYIVPTAKVFDENENEPMVNNMRLYGTCCLLLMALVVFVGVKYVNKLAIVFLACVILSILATYAGVIKTLIEPPDFKVCLLGNRSLKNEMFDTCAKIEVVKNNTKTTKLWSLFCGGQYPNSTCDTYFSLNNLTEKTAIPGLRSGVIRDNLWSNYGQAGMIIEKENLPSEPAQGFSTDTNKRYVFNDITTCFTLLVGIYFPSVTGIMAGSNRSGDLRDAQKSIPIGTIMAILTTSFIYISCVVLFGACIEGVVLRDKFGFSLKKTPVIGALAWPSPWLIVIGSFFSCCGAGLQSLTGAPRLLQAIARDGIMPFLHVFGSGKANGEPTWGLLLTVGICEIGILIASLDAVAPILSMFFLMCYLFVNLACAVQTLLRTPNWRPRFKFYHWTLSFLGMSLCVSLMFISSWYYALVAMMIAGCIYKYIEYRGAEKEWGQGIRGLSLNAARYALLRLEEAPLHTKNWRPQLLVLCKLNSDLTVKHPRLLSFTSQLKAGKGLTIICSVLEGTYMTRGSDAKTGEQNLKKAMAAERTKGFSHVVVSSNLRDGFSLLIQSAGLGGMKHNTVLMAWPVAWKQTQDSSARKNFIETVRETTAAHQALLVAKNIDHFPSNLERLSEGTIDVWWIVHDGGLLMLLPFLLSQHKVWKKCKMRIFTVAQMDDNSIQMKKDLQMFLYQLRLDAVVEVVEMHDSDISAFTYEKTLVMEQRSQMIKQMQLSRTEREREIQSISDISRSSIKRKKPSGVDARSHNTLCIPKDEAQLIHDRNTASHAAMNDKGAATTPDRVHMTWTKDKLVNERNKHREGMAVKDMFNMKPEWENLNHSNVRRMHTAVKLNEAIVRKSRDSHLVLLNMPGPPKNKKGDENYMEFLEVLMEGLDRVLLVRGGGCEVITIYS from the exons ATGACGGTCAGAGAGAGTCCAGTCCATTCATCAACTCAGACAATGATGAAGAACAGTATTATGAAGGCAAGAACATGGCTCTGTTTGAG GAGGAAATGGATAGTACTCCTATGGTATCATCCCTTCTCAACAAGCTGGCCAACTACACCAACCTGACCCAGGGCGTTCGTGAGCACGAAGAGGCAGAGTACGCTGATGGAGTCAAGAGGGTCACCGTCATG GTCCCACAAATGGGAACCTTTATAGGAGTTTACCTGCCCTGCATGCAGAACATCCTCGGAGTGATACTCTTCCTCCGTCTCACCTGGATCGTTGGTACAGCAGGAATCCTGGAGACCTTCGCCATTGTCTCCATGTGCTGCATCTGT ACCTTGCTCACAGCCATATCAATGAGTGCCATAGCAACCAATGGAGTTGTCCCAG CTGGTGGCTCGTACTACATGATCTCTAGATCTTTGGGTCCAGAGTTTGGAGGGGCAGTGGGTCTCTGTTTCTATCTGGGCACCACCTTCGCTGGATCAATGTACATACTTGGTACCGTAGAGATTCTGCTG ACATACATTGTTCCAACAGCAAAAGTGTTTGACGAAAATGAAAATGAGCCAATGGTGAATAATATGCGCCTCTATGGCACGTGCTGCCTGCTCCTGATGGCACTGGTAGTGTTTGTAGGGGTGAA GTATGTGAACAAACTGGCTATTGTGTTTCTGGCCTGTGTGATTCTCTCGATCTTGGCTACATATGCAGGAGTCATCAAGACGCTCATAGAGCCACCTGACTTCAA agtCTGTCTGTTGGGGAACCGCTCTCTGAAGAATGAAATGTTTGACACGTGTGCGAAGATAGAGGttgtgaaaaacaacacaaagaccaCCAAGCTCTGGTCCCTCTTCTGTGGCGGTCAATATCCCAACTCCACCTGCGATACATACTTCAGCTTAAACAACCTGACAGAAAAAACGGCAATACCTGGGCTTCGGAGCGGAGTTATCCGAG aCAACTTGTGGAGTAACTATGGTCAGGCTGGTATGATTATAGAGAAGGAAAACCTACCTTCTGAACCAGCCCAGGGCTTCTCCACTGACACTAATAAGCGGTATGTCTTCAATGACATCACCACCTGCTTCACTCTACTGGTGGGAATATACTTCCCCTCTGTCACAG gtATAATGGCTGGTTCGAATAGATCTGGTGATCTCAGAGATGCCCAGAAGTCGATCCCAATAGGAACCATAATGGCTATTCTCACCACCTCTTTCATCT ACATCTCCTGTGTGGTCCTCTTTGGAGCTTGTATTGAAGGTGTGGTGCTGAGAGACAA GTTTGGTTTCTCACTGAAGAAAACACCGGTGATTGGTGCTCTGGCCTGGCCGTCACCCTGGCTGATTGTGATTGGctccttcttctcctgctgcGGGGCAGGGCTCCAGAGCCTCACTGGCGCCCCCCGGCTGTTGCAGGCCATTGCTCGGGATGGCATCATGCCATTTTTACAT GTCTTTGGTAGTGGGAAGGCTAATGGTGAGCCCACCTGGGGTCTCCTGCTGACAGTTGGGATCTGTGAAATAGGGATCCTCATCGCTTCTCTGGATGCTGTGGCCCCCATCCTCTCCAT GTTCTTCCTCATGTGCTATCTGTTTGTCAACCTGGCTTGTGCTGTTCAGACTTTGCTCCGTACCCCTAACTGGAGACCTCGTTTCAAGTTCTACCACTG GACCCTGTCCTTCTTAGGGATGAGTCTGTGCGTCTCCCTCATGTTTATCTCCTCCTGGTACTATGCCCTGGTTGCCATGATGATAGCCGGCTGTATCTACAAGTACATTGAGTACAGAGG GGCAGAGAAGGAGTGGGGGCAAGGTATTCGAGGTCTGTCCTTAAATGCAGCACGCTATGCTCTCCTCCGACTGGAAGAAGCACCACTACACACCAAAAACTGGAG acCTCAGTTGTTGGTGTTGTGTAAGCTGAACTCAGACCTGACTGTGAAACACCCTCGTCTCCTGTCCTTCACCTCTCAGCTCAAGGCAGGGAAGGGACTCACTATCATCTGTTCAGTTCTTGAAGGAACCTATATGACCCGGGGGAGCGATGCCAAAACTGGAGAGCAG AACTTGAAAAAGGCCATGGCTGCAGAGCGAACTAAGGGATTTTCCCATGTGGTGGTGTCCTCCAACCTGCGAGATGGATTCTCCTTGCTCATCCAGTCAGCAGGACTGGGAGGAATGAAGCACAATACTGTCCTTATGGCCTGGCCAGTAGCTTGGAAACAAACCCAGGATTCCTCCGCAAGGAAGAACTTCATAG AGACGGTGAGAGAGACGACAGCAGCACATCAGGCTCTACTGGTTGCCAAGAACATCGACCACTTTCCAAGTAACCTGGAGCGTCTGTCAGAGGGGACCATTGATGTGTGGTGGATCGTACATGATGGTGGACTGCTTATGCTGCTGCCATTTTTACTTAGTCAACATAAg GTTTGGAAGAAGTGCAAAATGCGAATCTTCACGGTGGCACAGATGGACGACAACTCCATCCAGATGAAGAAAGATCTCCAGATGTTTCTCTACCAGCTGCGCCTGGATgcagtggtggaggtggtggagatg CATGACAGTGACATCTCAGCCTTCACATATGAGAAGACACTGGTGATGGAGCAGAGATCTCAAATGATTAAGCAGATGCAGCTGTCTCGcactgagagggagagagag ATTCAGAGCATTTCAGACATATCGCGCAGCTCCATAAAGAGGAAGAAGCCGTCAGGCGTCGATGCCCGTTCCCACAACACCCTGTGCATACCAAAGGATGAG GCCCAGTTGATCCACGACCGCAACACAGCCTCTCATGCTGCCATGAATGACAAAGGTGCAGCCACCACACCCGATCGTGTCCACATGACTTGGACCAAAGACAAACTGGTCAACGAGAGGAACAAACACCGTGAAGGCATGGCAGTTAAAGACATGTTTAATATGAAACC TGAGTGGGAGAACCT CAACCATTCCAATGTGCGGAGGATGCATACGGCGGTGAAGCTCAATGAGGCCATCGTCAGGAAATCCCGTGATTCACACCTGGTCTTGCTCAACATGCCAGGTCCACCGAAGAACAAGAAAGGGGACGAGAACT ATATGGAGTTTTTGGAGGTTCTGATGGAAGGCTTAGATCGCGTCCTGTTGGTTCGTGGGGGAGGATGTGAGGTCATTACCATCTACTCTTAG
- the LOC113171503 gene encoding solute carrier family 12 member 7-like isoform X6 encodes MPTNFTVVPVEDTEDGSNSVGAAGSNKPVILVFGEEDKDNLESPQSEDDGQRESSPFINSDNDEEQYYEGKNMALFEEEMDSTPMVSSLLNKLANYTNLTQGVREHEEAEYADGVKRVTVMVPQMGTFIGVYLPCMQNILGVILFLRLTWIVGTAGILETFAIVSMCCICTLLTAISMSAIATNGVVPAGGSYYMISRSLGPEFGGAVGLCFYLGTTFAGSMYILGTVEILLTYIVPTAKVFDENENEPMVNNMRLYGTCCLLLMALVVFVGVKYVNKLAIVFLACVILSILATYAGVIKTLIEPPDFKVCLLGNRSLKNEMFDTCAKIEVVKNNTKTTKLWSLFCGGQYPNSTCDTYFSLNNLTEKTAIPGLRSGVIRDNLWSNYGQAGMIIEKENLPSEPAQGFSTDTNKRYVFNDITTCFTLLVGIYFPSVTGIMAGSNRSGDLRDAQKSIPIGTIMAILTTSFIYISCVVLFGACIEGVVLRDKFGFSLKKTPVIGALAWPSPWLIVIGSFFSCCGAGLQSLTGAPRLLQAIARDGIMPFLHVFGSGKANGEPTWGLLLTVGICEIGILIASLDAVAPILSMFFLMCYLFVNLACAVQTLLRTPNWRPRFKFYHWTLSFLGMSLCVSLMFISSWYYALVAMMIAGCIYKYIEYRGAEKEWGQGIRGLSLNAARYALLRLEEAPLHTKNWRPQLLVLCKLNSDLTVKHPRLLSFTSQLKAGKGLTIICSVLEGTYMTRGSDAKTGEQNLKKAMAAERTKGFSHVVVSSNLRDGFSLLIQSAGLGGMKHNTVLMAWPVAWKQTQDSSARKNFIETVRETTAAHQALLVAKNIDHFPSNLERLSEGTIDVWWIVHDGGLLMLLPFLLSQHKVWKKCKMRIFTVAQMDDNSIQMKKDLQMFLYQLRLDAVVEVVEMHDSDISAFTYEKTLVMEQRSQMIKQMQLSRTEREREAQLIHDRNTASHAAMNDKGAATTPDRVHMTWTKDKLVNERNKHREGMAVKDMFNMKPNHSNVRRMHTAVKLNEAIVRKSRDSHLVLLNMPGPPKNKKGDENYMEFLEVLMEGLDRVLLVRGGGCEVITIYS; translated from the exons AAGATGACGGTCAGAGAGAGTCCAGTCCATTCATCAACTCAGACAATGATGAAGAACAGTATTATGAAGGCAAGAACATGGCTCTGTTTGAG GAGGAAATGGATAGTACTCCTATGGTATCATCCCTTCTCAACAAGCTGGCCAACTACACCAACCTGACCCAGGGCGTTCGTGAGCACGAAGAGGCAGAGTACGCTGATGGAGTCAAGAGGGTCACCGTCATG GTCCCACAAATGGGAACCTTTATAGGAGTTTACCTGCCCTGCATGCAGAACATCCTCGGAGTGATACTCTTCCTCCGTCTCACCTGGATCGTTGGTACAGCAGGAATCCTGGAGACCTTCGCCATTGTCTCCATGTGCTGCATCTGT ACCTTGCTCACAGCCATATCAATGAGTGCCATAGCAACCAATGGAGTTGTCCCAG CTGGTGGCTCGTACTACATGATCTCTAGATCTTTGGGTCCAGAGTTTGGAGGGGCAGTGGGTCTCTGTTTCTATCTGGGCACCACCTTCGCTGGATCAATGTACATACTTGGTACCGTAGAGATTCTGCTG ACATACATTGTTCCAACAGCAAAAGTGTTTGACGAAAATGAAAATGAGCCAATGGTGAATAATATGCGCCTCTATGGCACGTGCTGCCTGCTCCTGATGGCACTGGTAGTGTTTGTAGGGGTGAA GTATGTGAACAAACTGGCTATTGTGTTTCTGGCCTGTGTGATTCTCTCGATCTTGGCTACATATGCAGGAGTCATCAAGACGCTCATAGAGCCACCTGACTTCAA agtCTGTCTGTTGGGGAACCGCTCTCTGAAGAATGAAATGTTTGACACGTGTGCGAAGATAGAGGttgtgaaaaacaacacaaagaccaCCAAGCTCTGGTCCCTCTTCTGTGGCGGTCAATATCCCAACTCCACCTGCGATACATACTTCAGCTTAAACAACCTGACAGAAAAAACGGCAATACCTGGGCTTCGGAGCGGAGTTATCCGAG aCAACTTGTGGAGTAACTATGGTCAGGCTGGTATGATTATAGAGAAGGAAAACCTACCTTCTGAACCAGCCCAGGGCTTCTCCACTGACACTAATAAGCGGTATGTCTTCAATGACATCACCACCTGCTTCACTCTACTGGTGGGAATATACTTCCCCTCTGTCACAG gtATAATGGCTGGTTCGAATAGATCTGGTGATCTCAGAGATGCCCAGAAGTCGATCCCAATAGGAACCATAATGGCTATTCTCACCACCTCTTTCATCT ACATCTCCTGTGTGGTCCTCTTTGGAGCTTGTATTGAAGGTGTGGTGCTGAGAGACAA GTTTGGTTTCTCACTGAAGAAAACACCGGTGATTGGTGCTCTGGCCTGGCCGTCACCCTGGCTGATTGTGATTGGctccttcttctcctgctgcGGGGCAGGGCTCCAGAGCCTCACTGGCGCCCCCCGGCTGTTGCAGGCCATTGCTCGGGATGGCATCATGCCATTTTTACAT GTCTTTGGTAGTGGGAAGGCTAATGGTGAGCCCACCTGGGGTCTCCTGCTGACAGTTGGGATCTGTGAAATAGGGATCCTCATCGCTTCTCTGGATGCTGTGGCCCCCATCCTCTCCAT GTTCTTCCTCATGTGCTATCTGTTTGTCAACCTGGCTTGTGCTGTTCAGACTTTGCTCCGTACCCCTAACTGGAGACCTCGTTTCAAGTTCTACCACTG GACCCTGTCCTTCTTAGGGATGAGTCTGTGCGTCTCCCTCATGTTTATCTCCTCCTGGTACTATGCCCTGGTTGCCATGATGATAGCCGGCTGTATCTACAAGTACATTGAGTACAGAGG GGCAGAGAAGGAGTGGGGGCAAGGTATTCGAGGTCTGTCCTTAAATGCAGCACGCTATGCTCTCCTCCGACTGGAAGAAGCACCACTACACACCAAAAACTGGAG acCTCAGTTGTTGGTGTTGTGTAAGCTGAACTCAGACCTGACTGTGAAACACCCTCGTCTCCTGTCCTTCACCTCTCAGCTCAAGGCAGGGAAGGGACTCACTATCATCTGTTCAGTTCTTGAAGGAACCTATATGACCCGGGGGAGCGATGCCAAAACTGGAGAGCAG AACTTGAAAAAGGCCATGGCTGCAGAGCGAACTAAGGGATTTTCCCATGTGGTGGTGTCCTCCAACCTGCGAGATGGATTCTCCTTGCTCATCCAGTCAGCAGGACTGGGAGGAATGAAGCACAATACTGTCCTTATGGCCTGGCCAGTAGCTTGGAAACAAACCCAGGATTCCTCCGCAAGGAAGAACTTCATAG AGACGGTGAGAGAGACGACAGCAGCACATCAGGCTCTACTGGTTGCCAAGAACATCGACCACTTTCCAAGTAACCTGGAGCGTCTGTCAGAGGGGACCATTGATGTGTGGTGGATCGTACATGATGGTGGACTGCTTATGCTGCTGCCATTTTTACTTAGTCAACATAAg GTTTGGAAGAAGTGCAAAATGCGAATCTTCACGGTGGCACAGATGGACGACAACTCCATCCAGATGAAGAAAGATCTCCAGATGTTTCTCTACCAGCTGCGCCTGGATgcagtggtggaggtggtggagatg CATGACAGTGACATCTCAGCCTTCACATATGAGAAGACACTGGTGATGGAGCAGAGATCTCAAATGATTAAGCAGATGCAGCTGTCTCGcactgagagggagagagag GCCCAGTTGATCCACGACCGCAACACAGCCTCTCATGCTGCCATGAATGACAAAGGTGCAGCCACCACACCCGATCGTGTCCACATGACTTGGACCAAAGACAAACTGGTCAACGAGAGGAACAAACACCGTGAAGGCATGGCAGTTAAAGACATGTTTAATATGAAACC CAACCATTCCAATGTGCGGAGGATGCATACGGCGGTGAAGCTCAATGAGGCCATCGTCAGGAAATCCCGTGATTCACACCTGGTCTTGCTCAACATGCCAGGTCCACCGAAGAACAAGAAAGGGGACGAGAACT ATATGGAGTTTTTGGAGGTTCTGATGGAAGGCTTAGATCGCGTCCTGTTGGTTCGTGGGGGAGGATGTGAGGTCATTACCATCTACTCTTAG